The genome window gaaagttcgaaACTTGAAGGTTCGTGTGTAGGAGACGTACTGTACAACACTTAGAATGAGTTCACGTGCTCCTGCGCCCACTGCCTTCCTGTGAGCACTCTGAAAGCAGTCTTTCTGTGCTCTGTTTCACCTCCCTGGCAGCTGTCATCGGCTGAATTATAGCAGGTGCCCCGCCCACTGGTCTTGGGAGATGAATTTTCCAGatgagggaactaaagcaggtgGGCGCACAATGAACCCCTTCTGGCAGGTGTGGACCCAGCGAGTGTGCACCCTGAGGTTCTGCTGTGTCACTGGGCCCACCCTCCCTGAAGCCGTCCACACGATGTCTTCACGAGGATAACGAGCTCCCCGGCTTCCTGGACCTCCACTCTGCCCACCACCTGCCAAGGATGCACATCTTTCTCACCAGCACCACAGCCGTCGGAGGAAGGGATCATGCTCTTGCAGTCTTGCAGGGGAAGCCGCTGAGGTTTGAGTTTTAAAGCCCCCTGGGGAAGCAGCCCCCCTAGGACCACCTCATCCAAAACCTGTGGCTTTAAAACACTTTGCCACCACGTGTAACCCCAGCTTGTGAGCGCATCCTGCCTGGGACATCTCTCTTAGGTAGTCTGCAGCTAGCTTTCAAATGTGTGTGAGGATATACAGCCCCAGAATTAAGAGTTTGTCTATTCTGTACCCTTAACACATTAGGGGGTGCTATGAATGTCAGTGTTGGGAACGGGCAAGCGGACACCTCAAGCTTTACAGGGTCTTGGGGAGAGCTGAGTGAGAACAGAGTGGATCCTTTGCAGCTACTTTGGGCTTGGTTCCCCCTTCCcttcaccctcctcctcctcttccttcgtCACCAACTGCAGCCAAGGAAGAACTTGGGTTTGCTGTGCCCACATGCAGGTCTCAATTCCTTTAAAACTGAGGATGAACCAGAGTGTTGGGAGCAGGCTACGCGCGGCACTCGGGCTCTGATTTCCTTACTCCCTCCCTTAGCTCCTCGTTCCCTTCTGCTGGTCTGTGTGGGCCAATCACTCCACCTTTCTCACTGTAGTGGCCCCAGTGCCTAGCGCTGTGCCTGCTGTGTGAATGCTTCACGTGTGCAGAAGGTACCGAGCATGAGTACATCCTAACTAAGGAGGACCCAGGTCACACCGGGAGATGCCTGCAGTCTCACATGTGGTCACTAGGTGGCAGCCTTGCCTCATTTCTGATGGCTAAGGATGTGGGGGGGTGTATAtgcgtggtgtgtgtgtatgtgtgtggtgtgtgtgtctatgtgtggtgtgtgtgtctatgtgtggtgtgtgtgtgtggtatgtgtgtatatgtgtggtatGTATGTGCGTATATaggtgggggtgtgtgtatgtgtggtgtgtgtgtatgtgtgtggtgtgtgtatgtgtgtggtgtgtgtatatgtatggtatGTGTGGGACgtgtggtgtgtatatgtgtggggtgtgtgtgtgtatgtgtggtgtgtatatgtgtgtggggtgtgtgtgtatgtgtggtgtgcatgtgtggtaTGCGTGTATATgtgtgatgtgtatgtgtgtggtgcatgtgtgcatataggtggggggtgtgtatgtgtggtctgtgtgtgtatgtatggtgtgtgtgggacatgtgtggtgtgtatatgtgtggtgtgtgtgtatgtgtgtgatgtgtgtgtatatgtgtggtgtgggtgtatgtgtggggtgtgtgtggggtgtgtgtgtatgtatggtgtgtgtgtgtatatgtgtggtgtgggtgtatgtgtggggtgtgtgtggggtgtgtgtgtatgtatggtgtgtgtgtgtatatgtgggggGTGTATATGTGGGGGGTGTGTATATGTGAGGGGGTGTGTATATGTGAGGGGGTGTGTATATGTAGGGGGTGTGTATATGTGGGGGGTGTGTATATGTGAGGGGGTGTGTATATGTGAGGGGTGTATATGTAGGGGGTCTGTATATGTGGGGGGGTGTATATGTGAGGGGGTGTGTATATGTGGGGGGGTCTGTATATGTGGGGGGTGTATATGTgggggtgtatatgtgtgtggtacatgtgtgatgtgtgtgtatgtgaggggGTGTGTATATGTAGGGGGTCTGTATATGTGGGGGTGTGTATATGTGGGGGGTGTATATGTGGGGATGTGTACATGTGGGGGGTGTGTATATGTAGGGGTgtatatgtggggtgtgtgtatatgtgagggGTGTATATGTGGGGGGTGTGTATATGTGGGGGGTGTATATGTGGGGGGTGTGTATATGTGGGGGGTGTATATGTGCAGGGGGTGTATGTGGGGGTGTGTATGTGGGGGGGGTGTATATGTGGGGGGTGTGTATGTGGGGGGGGTGTATATGGGGGCTGTGTATGTGGCGGGGTGTATATGTGGgggggtgtatatgtgtgtggtaCATGTGTGGTTTGTGTGTGAGGTCTGCAGCGACCTCTCCCAGGTCTGGACACACACCCTATCTCGGAGACCACAGCCACGGGTGCACACCAGGGGCCCACGTGGAAGCAAGGCACCGGCTCTGACAGCAGCTTCTCCAACTTCAAACAATACTCGGGAGCATCTGGGCTTTCTCTGGATCTCTTCCCTCCATTACCGGAGATGCGAGCATTTCGGATGCACGGAAAGGACGACTCCCTTTCCGACACCAGGGGGTGAATTTAGTTCCAGTCAATGTGACTCCACAGAGGGACTGGGCTCAGGACCAGCGTCCCCAGGGGGTTGGGCTGGGGCCTAATTCTTCAtagattcttcaaaaaaaaaaaaaaaaaaaagacaaggaggaAATACTTTCAAATCATTCTATTTGCCCAGTATTACACTGATACCAAGCCAGACCAAGTCATCAcaaaaaacatgaacaaaatactagcaaaccaaatctaaGAACAAAAAAGCAAGTGGGGTTTATCAATGATCTGCAAAGCTTGTTCAATACATCTGAAAATCAATGCAACACCcccaaaacagaataaaacacaaaaaccacatgatcatctcgaaggcacagaaaaagaaatgcacaaaattCAATATCAACTGATGATGAAAACACTCAAGAAAACAGCTGAGATTTCTTTAATTAACTCCATAAGACCTATTACAAGAGTCAGAACTGAACAAGCTGGACTTGCAAGTGCTGGTGAGAACAAGGAGTACATGGGATCTTGctcagggtgggagggggatgAAAAATGGTTAAATGACTTTAGACAACAGCCTGGTATGTGATGTAGTCGTTTACCCATGAACAAAGGAAGCGCACACCCAGAGATTGGTACACAAATGTTTGTGGCAGCTTGATTTGTAACAGACAAAAACTATAAAGGAGGCAATTACCCTTCTCCAGGTGGATGAGTGAGCAGGTTGTGTAATGGAACATGTGTGCTGCAGTGGGAAAGAGGCACATCAGCGTGCAGAGGTCTGAAGCTTATCATGATGGTAGCAGGCTGTGGCACAGCCACGAAACAGAGTGGCACTCAGCAATCAAAGGGTAGAACCACTTGCAGAGACAGCAGCACAGCTAAGCCCTCCACAGGTCTTGTGCCAAGTGAAGAAAGTCACACTCAGGATGCTCCAAAGCCCAGGAGGgaaattctggaaaaggcaaaatcacAGGGACAGAAGTCAGATCACTGGTTGCCAGATGTTAGGCTATGGGGGAAGGAACTGACTAGAAACGGACAGGAGGTAACCCTGGAGAAGGTAGTTGAGTATATAACTGCATCACAACTCAGTTGGACACCTGAACACCTTTACTGGACATAACTGATGTCTCGATAAGCCGGAGTTCTTAGGAAAAGACATCAGCAGTTTTTATTGGAGAGACACAGGCGCCAGCCAGGCCACAGAGGAGGAGGACAGAGTTGACTCTACAGTGGAAAGGGCCCTGTGGAAAGTTTTGCCAGGAAGTCCACAGCTgtggactttggccacctgatgcaaagaccctgatgctggaaaagattgaaggcgggaggagaaggggatgacagaggacgagacggttggatggcatcaccgactcaatggacatgagtgagcaagctctgggagatggtgaaggacagggaagtctggtgtgctgcggtccacggggttacaaagagttggacacgactgggtgacggAACCACCACAGCTGTGGGAAGAAGGCAGATGGGATACACAAAGCTGTGAGCACGTCGGAGAGACCTGAACACACTGACACAACACACAAACCGCTCCCGACTGGCTTCTCCCGCTGCAGACAAGGATCCCTTTCCTGCAGAGGGACTGTACAATGCTTTGAGCCTGGATTTACAAGGATTAGCAAGATCATGGCTACTTCTGTGATTGATTCAGAGCAGTGAACGCTGCCAGGTTCTCTGACGAAAGCGTGCACTGGGGCTTAGGCTTAGTGGATGGCAGACGTCTTATCCCAACCCACTTACCCCACCAGGTTGTGCCTTTTGGTCTCAAAAGGATTTATTCTTTGAAAGATGCAAGTGTCTAGAGCTCAAACGAACAGAAAAACTTCCTCTTTAaaaaccttttcattttgctttcaatgtgaaagcaattatttaaaacatgcaacctcaaaaacaaaacaaaaacatgcaaCCTCATAAAACCTATACTAGTAGCATTCAAATTTATTTATGAGATAAGAGACCCGAAGGCAAAACCTagtatttcttgatttcttccAACAGTACTCAGGTTACTCTGTAATTCACAAGGAACTTAAATCCTGAGCCAGAAATGCTGACAACTGCTCTGTGCAGCAAATGCATTTCCCATTTCACATCTGGGGAAACTCAAGTGTCAATACATCCTCTGTGGTGGCCAGCACGGAGCAGCGTGGGTTAGAAGGTCAAGTGCAGTCTGATCTGTGCCCTTTGGCCGAGTGagcgggtcaggaagatcccctggagaagcgaatgactcagtaatatatttatataaaagaaattaaaattactttgaTGTTTATAAGACTATAAGATATACACAGGGCTTCCCCGGaagcacagaggtaaagaatctgtctgcaattcaggagaggaaggttcaatccctaggtcaggaagatcccctggagaaggaaatggcaacccactccagtattcttgcctggaaaatcccatggacagaagagcctcgtgggctacagtccaaggtgttgcaaagagttggacatgactgagtgactgaacaataaacaaTCACATAAGAGGTGGGCCACGTAAGATGCTTAATTCATGAACACTTAGAGGCACTTCTGTGCCAGGCGCAGTGGTAAGTGCTTCACACACTGATTTCTCTCAGTCCCCATCATCACCGGATATGTTAGGATCTGTCATTATCCTGCATTTTTCAGATGGTgaagtggaggctcagagaggttaagcagagGTCACATAACTAGTGCTAGATTCTGAGCCCAGTGAAATTCTCCTGACCAGTCTGCACACTGGCCTCTGCGCCTGGAGCCTCTGCCCAGGTAACCGGGTGAGTCTCCTGCCCAGGTAACCCAGTGAATGAAGGAGACAGAAGGAGTGGGTGTTGCAGGTCAGCCGGCTGCCGTGAAAGCCTAGATCAGCACCGAGGTTTACAGAGGCAAGGCTGTGCCACGCACGCCACAGCCAGCCCCGGACAGAGCACAGCGTGGGCACTCACTGACGCCAGGGAGCGTGCTTCGTTCTGACACACGCTCAGCAGACCTGCTGCTGCTCCCGGACGCTTGCCCTGCCACTGCAGAGTCTACCCACAACCCAAAGAACAAAGGGGcattaaaaagggaaaagaggggaaatccctgacagtccagtggttaggactccatgctcacTGCCaagaggcgtgggttcgatctctggtcagggaactaagaacccccATGCCAAGAGGCAcggccaaagaaaaggaaaataagccaAAGCAATCCACAGTGATTACTTTCAGGCCCTAAAAGATCTTTTCTAACCCATATCAACTCAAGACTTCTCTGCAGACACGCACAGGCCACGTCCGCCGAGAACAGGCTGAAGTCACACCAGGCAGGACCGGGATGTAGACAGAGGGCGTGTGGCTTTCCTACTTAGATCTGCTGCCTTGGAAATGACCTGGCACAGGGCACGGTTACATAATGCGGCTCCGGTCTCTCCGCTGACCTCGATGAGGGCCGAGTGGACGGACTCTGTGGAACGTGCCTGCGCTGGCTGAGGACGAGCTGCAGGACGACGAGATTAAGCCAGGATACAGCTGTGTGTGACTAAGTCCCGCGCCCGAGCAAGTGCTCCCCGGCGTGACGCATCACCAGGCACCTGTTTCCTGTTTTCACTCTTCCCTTTATCGTTCTCTCCCGACTTCCCTCCACCTGGAAGGCCGGAGACCACCAGCTTCAGCAGGCCTGGTGTCTGCCCGCCTCCTCCTCCACTCACTGCGGCTCCGGGGAGCTGAGTCATTGACTGGGCGCGGGGGACACTCCTAAGTGCCCCCTGAGTACTTCCTGGGGCTGGAGAGAGGTCCCATCGTCCACCTGCCGTGATGACCCCCCCACATCTCCTGAAGAACTGCCTGTCGGGGCCCCTCCAACTCGGCTGTGAGCTGCATCACCGGACAAGCTCCAGCAGCACgtctgggggcggggcgggcggtgGGAGTAGCCCACCCACTGCGAGGTCCACGCTCTGCAGAGACAAGTGGTCCGCTCCAGATGGACGCAGGACAGGACGTGCTTAAATGTAAGGAAGTTCATTTCTGCACAAAAGGTTGAGGTCATACAAGCCTTCCTCAGCCCGAGACAACAGCTCCATCAGCCTGGTATCTGAGCCTGTGCTACGCAAACAGTACGTGTCACCACACTTCAGCCAGGAAGGTGAACGGACTCGTCTAACGAGTGAATGGCTCGTTAGTCGCTGTGTGAGCGgcttgttagtcgctcagtcttgtccgactttgtgcgaccccatgaactgtggctggccaggctcctctgtccatggcattctccaggcaagaacactggagcaggctgccatttccttctccagatcttcctgacccagggatcgaacccaggtcttccatattACAGGTGAAGTCTtcaccatctgtgccaccagggaggccTATGTGAATAGCTTAGTTAATAAGAGTAGACATCATTTagaagtggacatttaatttccaaacacatggggtttttgaagttttatattaatttctcatttaagtgCTTTCGTCTCCACAATCACCCTGTTTTTTTCAGTCTAAATTCACTGAGGCTTTCAACGGCTGAGTCAAGTATCTCTCTCGGTAAaggtcacattgcacttgaaaatatgtgggttattttcaagtaacgtttgatattgatttctaacacaaTTCCACAATGACAGGAGAACAGACTGTAATGTTTCAATACTTTGAGACTATGAAACTTATGCACCTTGGTTTATGTCCCTAGATATGTTCCACTGTCTCCTAGCTTATAGTCTATGGAAACTtcaaatttgtatcctactgttgcaTGAAAACTATACAaaccttaattatgttgaattgattcacagtgtttttcaggtctattTTTGAGAGTGTGACATCAAAACTaaaaatctacttaaaaaaatcataattatgtAGTGGAATTACAAGTAACTTTggtctgtattttccaagtctcctgtaaacgtgttatcatacttttataatttttaaaaaaaaaaagaaaaaaggtggtgTTTACACTAATGCAAAGTGTTTTTGAAACACTATTAGATGTAACAAGGTAACTACCTTTATTTTCCATCTATgccattttgaattaaaaaaaaaaaaaaagactccaaacAAAGCAGTGGTTTTCTCACCTCTGGGAAGTAGGTCAGGAACCAGCATAGTAAGACAATATGGACTTTCACTTTTTAGACTTCAGTATTACATAATTTCAAAACAGGCATTGGCTACTTTCATGATACAAAGTTTTGAGGACCTTTcccagtgattttaaaaaatgaaaatgtattctaTCTCTGGTTCTTAATGAATCACTGTAATCATCAAAAACCTATTTTCTGTGTACCATGTCTTTGCAATATAGCACCTCTCTTCTTCCACATACAGTATTCCAATATAACTTTTTAGAATCTAACACAGGCAGCCTAAGACAGCTTGATGgtcaaaatgtttagaaaaaggAGGTATGGAAAAAAGTAGATGGTGTCTGGTCCTTTATCATCACTCTCCTTTAAAAACATCAATCTTACCCAGATTGATGAATTAATCAACTTAGTTTTGTAACTCACTGAACGGAATAGTGAATATACTATTAACACATActtgcgtgtgctcagtcatgctcttttgtgacttcatggactgcagccaatcAGGGTCCTGGGTCCATGGAATtcatcaggcaagaatattggaactggttgccatttctccctccgcaggatcttcctgacgcaggaatcaaacccatgtatcctgcacctccttgcattagcaggcaggttctttaccactgagccaccttggaagcccctacCATTaagcacagaaataaagaatTCTACACTTTTTTGGATGTTTGTCTAACTTAAGTCAATCAACCTCAGGGTTGAAGTTGGGTCAATACCCAAAGAGGCGTCAACCCCCACTGCTGGTTACCAACATTCCCACTCATGATTCACCCATCACAACAGGGTTTTTCAGCTCAGCTGAGAACACAAGCAGCTGAAGAAAAGACTGCAGCCCCTTGTATTAGAAGAAGACTGTAGCCAAGCTTTGGCCAGTGGGATAGGTGTAGTGCAGGTTTTGTGTGGCAGCTTCTAGACTCATCTTGGAGAAAGTGGCCCCGTCTGGGTTGTATTTGGGTCCCAAAGATGCACCTCTCTCTCTAGGGCTGGGGGAAGTCAGGGACTCGGAGTTGACCCTACAGTGATCGCCACACTTCACTTGAGAGAACAAGAAACCTTATCTTATTCAAGCCACTGGGACCCAGGGCTCCAGTCAGTGGAGCCAAATCTAATCCCAACACTGCCAACTCTTGTCACCGGGTGtcctggaaaaataaaagcatgttttTAAATTGTTGCCTATCTTCTGAAATTCACAGGTGTCTATCAGAGAAGGTAATCCTAGTACTGCTTCTTATGAGTTCTGGGTACTATGAAATGGCTTAATAACAAGCCAGACTAAATAATCCTGGATAAACTGAAACATCCTCTTGGTACATAAATTACTTCATCAGTTGAATATTAGACCAGCAATATTTGAGGTAGATAAGTTAACAAAGTAATGCACTAtttaggttttttaaatttttttaataaaataaacaggAATCATTTTAATTCTACTGTAGAAGAATTATCATGAATTATTCAAGATTTAATTGCATCAGGATAAGTTAAGCTTCCATGTGGTTTAGACAACAGATCTTTGCAAAGCTAAATAAGCTTACTGACCACTGAACCTTTTACATTAATAGTTTAATTTTCACGTTATCAACTGTTCTAATGGCTTATATAACTATTGACTGTTTTCTTCAATCATTTAAAATGACTGAAACACAAAGGTTTTCAAAGTCTAGGAAATAAGCAAAATTATATCATTAGAACATTTAccttcttcaaagaaaaaaaaatgttaatggcTTGATCGTTTTTGACAGCTCTGCCGGAGCTGAGAAAAATGAATCACCtggaattttcatttcaatcttgCCAGCAAATACTGCAATACTTGGAAACTATTCACCAGCCTTACACTCACATCCAACATCTTCATCAGTCTGGGTTGAAGGGTTGCTGCCTCGACTCTGGGTAAGAGGTTCCTCAGGACTAACCAAGAGGTACACCAGCTCCTCAGCAGCCCTCGGACCCCAACTGAGCGGACAATGAAGTAAGCCCAGCCCATCTGCATTCATTCTAATTTGCAACAATAAGACAAGACCTGAAAGGGAAGATGATGGAAAACTCAAGGGAAAAAAGTCTAAGAGCCTCCTGCTCCCTTGGGCAGCGTGCCAGCAAGCTCGTAATGCTGAGACATACACAGATCCACATCTTCCCTGCAGCCCTTGcttactgtattttttaattttgattaaaaaaaaaaaaagacgtgatTACACAGAAAACATCATCCGTGGCAGAACCACAAACTGAGCCAATgcagtgggaaacacgtgtcaccGCCCCTTCTGGTGCCCTCCTACCACTGGCTCCCCTGATGGAGCTCAGGAGCTGTAGTACTCAAGCAGCTTCTCATCCGTAGGTTTCAGAATCTTCTTGTCTGCCATGTTCACCACCCATCCTGGAGCCAGACCAAAGAAAATCTGCCGTGGATCCTTCCGAGTACTGAGCATTTTGAAGAGTTCGTCTTTGGTGATGTCGGGTAAAATATAGCCGTACTTCTTGGCGAGCTCCAGTCTTGCTTCGGGAAATCCGGCGGGATCCGCCAGGTAGCCTCGGTTTCTCGCATCAGTGTAGTAGGGCACGAGTGCCTCGGGGGGGAGCATCCGCTTGGGAATGGGTTGCCCACGGAGAAAGAATGGGATGGGTTTGCACAGAAtttctaaaaaacatttttaatagagAGATGCAAATACTGGCAATATATATACTGGTTTTCTCTTAATGATATTCTTTTAGttattaattttaaagtatttccaaGATAAGAGCTTaatcccccaatttttttttttttaaactcagtagACTTAAGGAAACAAACGGAAACACTTGATCTTCAAAAGTTTGCATCTTGAAGGTCAAAGTCACCCCTGGGTTATCAACAATTAGTGAATTTCTAAACAGAGAGTATTTAAgctccaggtttttttttcctaaaaaattttATGACATACTGGCTGAGGTGTATCAGAAGACAGAGCCCCACCAGCCACACCACTAGCAGAAATTCTCAAAAGAGAAATCGAGGTGTCTGAACAAGTCAAACCCTGGTGAGCAGTTGGCCCGGAGAGGACAAGCTTACCCAGGCTTCTCGGGTCGTAGAAGGCGGTCGTGACGACACCCCCATTCTTCTCGATGGCGGCGATGGCCAGCTCAGAAGCTAGCTGAACTTCGATGTTAACTTTTGCCTTAAAGGTGTCAGCGCCCTGTCATCCATCAAGACAAAGTGTGTGAGGAGATGGCCGGGCTACCAGCAAACGTTACGAGGGCCTCCTCCTGCCCTGTTTTCTCTTCTGGAGTGCCTACAGCCCAACAGCGACTCCTACTGTAACACCTCTGCTTTCAGGTCTCATCAAACACCTCCAAATTATTCCTCATTTCTTTAGACCACTGTATTTTCCTAGTTTTCACTCCCTAAGAGCAGGGATGATAAGACTTCCATTTTACATATTCAGCAGGCACCATTGTAAGCACCCATTCCCAACACCTCCTCAACAGCAGATTGTTCAACCCTCAAAACAACTCTAAACCAACAGAAGTACTGCAACACCGATGCCATAGACGGGGGCACAGAGAGCCTGGGCAACTTGCCCAAGAACATAAAGCAAGGGAGCCTAGTCCCAGTGGCTGCATTCCTAACCCCAACATTATGTCATGTGATACAGACAGAAACTTACCTTCCTGACCCACAAGTAAGCAAGAGGCCAAGAGATGGTTAAACCAGAGGACAAGCACGCTGGAGCCAACGGAAGAACAAAATAGCTAAGCTCTGGAGGGGACCAGCCCTCTTGAGTGAAAGGGGCAGAGACAACAGAAGTAGAAATAGTTCTGAACTTTTTAAAGTCCTCTCTCTGGTCACTTTCATTAGGCCTAATTTCAAAACAGattctgacaaaaattaaaaggtgGTGGCACTACCATTCTTTTTgcaatggtaaaaaaaatttttttgctcttTTCATGTGGTTGAAACAAGGTGGTTCCCAGTTTCAAAATATTCCATCAATTCTAAGACACATTTCTCCCATCTCTGATACTGGCAGGCATTTTTACAATCAATGGGACCTCTGACTCAATAAAA of Muntiacus reevesi chromosome 12, mMunRee1.1, whole genome shotgun sequence contains these proteins:
- the MRPL15 gene encoding large ribosomal subunit protein uL15m → MAGPVRGAGPRALDLLRALPRVSLANLRPNPGSRKPERRRRGRRRGRKCGRGHKGERQRGTRPRLGFEGGQTPFYLRIPKYGFNEGHSFRRQYQPLSLNRLQYLIDLGRVDPTQPIDLTQLVNGRGVTIQPSKRDYGVQLVEEGADTFKAKVNIEVQLASELAIAAIEKNGGVVTTAFYDPRSLEILCKPIPFFLRGQPIPKRMLPPEALVPYYTDARNRGYLADPAGFPEARLELAKKYGYILPDITKDELFKMLSTRKDPRQIFFGLAPGWVVNMADKKILKPTDEKLLEYYSS